DNA sequence from the Staphylococcus epidermidis genome:
GATTTGGAAAAATAGCAGATACTCCAAATGAGGCAATTGATATTGTTTCTGACTTAACAAATAACGAAGAGACTTTAAAGGTTATGTCATCTAAAATGCTAGAATCAAAGGTAGGATATTCTACTAGAAAGATTTGTAAAGATTTATTAGATTTAATAGGTCACTCATCTCAACCGGATGAAATCTATGGAAAGGTTCCTTTGTATGCAAGATTCTTCGTCAAGTAATTACTCAAGTAACAGAAACTTTGTTATGATGTTGGTAATTCTGTTTCTGATGGAATTTGCAAGAGGTATGTACATACTAAGTTATATAAACTTTTTACCTACAGTGACCTCTATCGCAATAGCAATCACATCATTTGCTTTTTCCATTCACTTTATCGCAGATGCTGCAACAAATTTTGTCATCGGCTTTTTACTTAAAAAATTTGGTTCAAAATTAGTACTTACATCTGGATTCTTACTTGCTTTTATAAGCTTGTTTTTAGTGATATGGTTCCCGGCATCACCATTCATAATTATTTTCAGTGCTATTATGTTAGGAATTGCTGTGAGTCCGATTTGGGTTATCATGTTATCTAGTGTAGATGAAAGAAATCGCGGCAAACAAATGGGTTATGTCTACTTTTCATGGTTGCTAGGTTTATTGGTGGGTATGGTTATCATGAACTTGCTTATTAAATTCCATCCTACTCGTTTTGCATTTTTAATGGCCTTGGTTGTGCTTATTGCCTGGGTACTATACTATTTTGTTAATATCAACTTAACAAATTACAATACTAAACCTGTGAAAGCACAATTAAAGCAAATTGTAGATGTTACACAACGTCATCTTATTCTATTTCCGGGTATCTTGTTACAAGGAGCAGCTATAGCAGCACTTGTACCTATTCTTCCAAAATATGCAACGCAAGTTGTGAAAGTATCAACCGTTGAATATACAGTAGCAATCATTATTGGTGGCATAGGCTGTGCTTTCTCTATGTTATTTTTATCAAAAATCATCGACAATAATAGCAAAGGGTTTATGTATGGAGTTATTTTTAGTGGCTTTATACTATATACAATTCTTATATTCGGGCTATCTACAATTACAAATATATAT
Encoded proteins:
- the ltaA gene encoding lipoteichoic acid biosynthesis MFS flippase LtaA gives rise to the protein MQDSSSSNYSSNRNFVMMLVILFLMEFARGMYILSYINFLPTVTSIAIAITSFAFSIHFIADAATNFVIGFLLKKFGSKLVLTSGFLLAFISLFLVIWFPASPFIIIFSAIMLGIAVSPIWVIMLSSVDERNRGKQMGYVYFSWLLGLLVGMVIMNLLIKFHPTRFAFLMALVVLIAWVLYYFVNINLTNYNTKPVKAQLKQIVDVTQRHLILFPGILLQGAAIAALVPILPKYATQVVKVSTVEYTVAIIIGGIGCAFSMLFLSKIIDNNSKGFMYGVIFSGFILYTILIFGLSTITNIYIVWAIGLFIGLMYGILLPAWNTFMAGHINPNEQEETWGVFNSVQGFGSMIGPLVGGLITQFTNNLNNTFYFSAMIFLALAVFYGYYFIKTNRRVKP